The Mesorhizobium sp. M1D.F.Ca.ET.043.01.1.1 genome contains a region encoding:
- a CDS encoding SDR family oxidoreductase yields MKRFMGKVALVTGASRGIGAAIADRLASDGARVFAVQLEATGHREGIVADLCDPGVPNMVIDHVVRQAGRLDILVNNAGCMVEARVDDTGLDEWRRTMALNLDAPFLLIRRAMPHLRRSRGSIVNVGSIEGLASNPGHAAYCASKAGLHGLTRAVAVDGGQDGVRCNGVAPGWIDTDLNVDFVAALPEKALERLGTIHPLGRTGRVEEVAAMVAWIASDEAAFVTGQIFVVDGGRTAKLSLP; encoded by the coding sequence ATGAAGCGTTTTATGGGGAAGGTCGCCTTAGTGACCGGGGCTAGCCGCGGCATTGGGGCGGCAATCGCCGACAGACTTGCCAGCGACGGGGCCAGAGTATTTGCGGTTCAGCTCGAGGCGACCGGTCATAGAGAAGGGATAGTCGCGGACCTTTGCGACCCCGGCGTTCCGAACATGGTAATTGACCATGTCGTTCGACAGGCTGGCCGCCTCGATATCCTGGTCAACAACGCTGGGTGCATGGTTGAAGCAAGGGTAGATGATACCGGGCTTGACGAGTGGCGACGCACAATGGCGCTGAATCTTGATGCTCCTTTCCTGCTGATCCGTCGCGCCATGCCTCATCTTCGCAGAAGCCGTGGCTCAATCGTCAATGTTGGCTCGATAGAGGGATTGGCCTCTAACCCAGGGCACGCGGCATATTGTGCCTCGAAGGCTGGGCTGCATGGCCTTACACGCGCCGTAGCGGTGGACGGCGGGCAAGACGGGGTGCGCTGCAATGGCGTAGCGCCTGGTTGGATCGATACGGATCTCAATGTCGATTTCGTCGCCGCTTTGCCCGAGAAGGCACTGGAACGGCTTGGTACCATTCATCCGTTGGGCCGAACAGGCCGCGTTGAGGAAGTTGCCGCCATGGTCGCATGGATTGCCTCCGACGAAGCTGCATTCGTCACCGGCCAGATTTTTGTCGTAGACGGTGGCCGAACTGCCAAGTTAAGTCTTCCGTGA
- a CDS encoding SET domain-containing protein-lysine N-methyltransferase — MSDTHINQDLSILTDDVACAKQLNARNVKILSTGGERGRGVFAARDFLPGEIVVIGLIDRMETVRTTNSFQLDWNVHALFHKPAVIVNHCCDPNLAIVPNRFGAYDFVAIQHISSGAEVTWNYATSEFECIGVSVCLCSSRNCRGSAGGFSTLPRDHPLLVSGFYAPYLKKTQGTFQERDRVA; from the coding sequence ATGTCTGATACTCACATAAACCAAGATCTGTCTATTTTGACGGATGACGTCGCGTGCGCAAAGCAGCTCAATGCCCGCAACGTAAAAATCCTCAGCACGGGAGGAGAAAGGGGGCGCGGGGTATTCGCTGCTCGCGACTTCCTGCCGGGGGAAATTGTCGTCATCGGGCTAATTGACCGTATGGAAACGGTTCGAACGACAAACTCCTTTCAACTGGACTGGAATGTCCATGCTCTCTTTCATAAGCCGGCTGTCATTGTGAATCATTGTTGTGATCCAAACTTAGCGATTGTGCCCAATCGCTTCGGGGCCTACGACTTCGTCGCCATTCAGCATATCTCTTCTGGCGCCGAAGTGACGTGGAACTACGCTACATCGGAATTCGAGTGCATTGGGGTATCGGTATGTCTTTGTTCGTCTAGAAATTGCCGAGGCTCAGCCGGAGGCTTCTCCACATTGCCTCGCGATCATCCTCTGCTCGTATCGGGTTTTTACGCACCGTACCTCAAGAAAACCCAAGGCACCTTCCAAGAGAGAGATAGGGTTGCTTAG
- a CDS encoding TlpA disulfide reductase family protein produces the protein MELRMGSPAPALKVENWLRGEPLTSLRPGKVYLVEFWATWCRPCVHAMPHLIELQEKYKDSGFEIIGVAACEKAATADEARTNVDAWLTEKFPNLNYRTAFDCTGEMKKLWLEPSSSFGIPTSFVVDRDGHIAYIGHPAPLDDVLPKVLNGSWRSSYEAKAVDAKRISRVRESSLSQPIYAKLGPAMQDEDWAAALLAIEEGLAVMPDSFDFRRVHADILLHKLRDIKTGLPLMRELVEDAINKKFEAMSWVVMALNQLFHPTIDNSHLPHDDRFAMGKELSEQILELNPPQGDGDFKFGCYFPVAQYYYESGNKDRAIELIEVAIKSLDHSEPVPDQTKQRYLTSLLQALANYTGEPACHAGLCVAPQNKTSETQNAVTS, from the coding sequence ATGGAACTGCGTATGGGGTCCCCGGCTCCTGCGCTGAAAGTGGAGAACTGGCTGCGTGGCGAGCCCCTCACGAGCCTTCGGCCCGGCAAGGTCTACCTCGTTGAATTTTGGGCGACTTGGTGCCGACCATGTGTCCACGCCATGCCCCATTTGATCGAACTGCAGGAGAAATATAAAGACAGCGGATTTGAGATTATCGGAGTCGCAGCTTGCGAAAAGGCTGCAACCGCGGACGAAGCGCGGACCAACGTGGATGCCTGGCTGACCGAGAAGTTCCCGAATCTGAATTATCGGACAGCGTTCGATTGCACTGGCGAAATGAAAAAGCTCTGGCTGGAACCCAGCTCTTCGTTCGGGATTCCCACCTCGTTCGTGGTCGACCGCGACGGCCACATCGCTTATATCGGCCACCCGGCACCTCTCGATGACGTTTTGCCGAAAGTCCTTAACGGCAGCTGGCGCAGCAGCTATGAAGCGAAAGCCGTCGATGCAAAGCGAATCTCGCGTGTGCGCGAATCGTCGCTGAGTCAGCCGATATACGCCAAACTTGGGCCGGCGATGCAGGACGAGGATTGGGCAGCGGCACTATTGGCCATCGAAGAAGGCCTCGCCGTGATGCCAGACTCTTTTGATTTTCGGCGGGTTCATGCGGATATTCTGCTTCACAAGCTGCGCGACATCAAAACCGGCTTGCCGCTTATGCGCGAATTGGTCGAGGACGCGATCAACAAAAAGTTCGAAGCGATGTCTTGGGTGGTGATGGCGCTGAACCAACTCTTCCATCCCACGATCGACAACTCCCATCTTCCGCATGATGATCGCTTTGCGATGGGCAAGGAGCTCTCCGAACAGATCCTGGAACTTAATCCTCCGCAAGGCGATGGAGACTTTAAATTCGGGTGTTACTTTCCGGTCGCTCAGTATTATTACGAGAGCGGCAACAAGGACCGGGCGATCGAGTTGATCGAGGTGGCAATCAAATCGCTGGACCATTCGGAGCCAGTGCCGGACCAAACCAAACAGCGCTACCTCACCTCGTTGCTCCAAGCCCTGGCCAACTACACGGGTGAGCCTGCCTGTCACGCGGGTCTCTGTGTGGCTCCGCAAAACAAGACTTCCGAAACTCAAAACGCTGTCACTTCCTGA
- a CDS encoding CCE_0567 family metalloprotein, with amino-acid sequence MRAAIAKMALQDLVEGLPGKWADIQEVAEKTQAVYAELDVAKRELASMKNLG; translated from the coding sequence TTGCGTGCAGCTATTGCCAAGATGGCATTGCAGGACCTCGTCGAGGGTCTGCCGGGCAAGTGGGCCGACATACAGGAAGTCGCCGAGAAAACCCAAGCCGTTTATGCCGAGTTGGATGTTGCCAAGAGAGAACTCGCTTCAATGAAGAATTTAGGATGA
- a CDS encoding exopolysaccharide production repressor protein, giving the protein MVYFALDSLRVAVVTTLACSLLLQAGSFGRVLFLIWQSSSRARGTRHRGQHADGYRKARVPVV; this is encoded by the coding sequence ATGGTTTACTTCGCTTTGGATTCGCTCCGTGTGGCAGTCGTCACGACGCTGGCCTGTTCGCTGCTGCTTCAGGCCGGCTCCTTCGGCCGCGTGCTCTTTCTGATCTGGCAGTCCTCTAGCCGCGCTCGTGGAACTCGCCACAGGGGCCAGCATGCCGATGGTTACAGGAAAGCTCGGGTACCAGTCGTCTGA
- a CDS encoding redoxin domain-containing protein, producing the protein MRGEPIAHFQPGKVYVVEFWATGSEPCAAAMHHLMQMQERFKHSGLEVIVVAAHEGALSTVEARVKLDAWLTEKCSNLNFPIAFDHTGQMKKRWMEASFSGEFPILFVIDADGRIAYIGHATRLNEVLARVLNGRWRTSDASKVDSKRIAEREQALTKSINRRFWAAVRKEDWETALSAVEEGSALMPDDINFRLAQAHVLLHRMQDMPAGLPVIRQLARDAIERNSEHWLLATLDQLFGPAHDHSHFPSHERFALGKELAEHILARNPLQGDGHKFRTYPAVARYYHESGNQDRAIELIEFALKSLDSADPMLDELKQHLLPNLLQALANYKGEEVYYGALCAAPQSNVLKARSQGGPRRKHKRV; encoded by the coding sequence GTGCGCGGCGAGCCCATCGCACATTTCCAGCCCGGCAAAGTATACGTCGTCGAATTTTGGGCAACTGGGAGTGAACCATGTGCGGCGGCGATGCACCATCTGATGCAGATGCAGGAAAGGTTCAAGCACAGTGGGCTCGAGGTCATCGTGGTCGCGGCTCATGAAGGCGCGCTATCGACGGTTGAGGCGCGGGTCAAGCTGGACGCGTGGTTGACCGAAAAGTGCTCGAACCTGAATTTTCCGATCGCGTTCGACCATACGGGCCAAATGAAAAAGCGTTGGATGGAAGCAAGCTTTTCTGGCGAATTTCCGATCTTGTTTGTAATCGATGCAGACGGTCGTATCGCCTATATCGGTCACGCTACTCGACTTAACGAGGTCTTGGCGAGAGTGCTCAACGGCCGCTGGCGCACCAGCGACGCATCGAAAGTCGACTCGAAGCGGATCGCCGAGCGCGAACAAGCGTTGACCAAGTCAATTAATAGGAGATTTTGGGCCGCAGTGAGAAAAGAGGACTGGGAGACGGCACTCTCAGCAGTCGAAGAGGGCAGCGCCTTGATGCCCGACGACATCAACTTCCGCTTGGCTCAGGCGCATGTATTGCTTCACAGAATGCAAGACATGCCGGCCGGGTTGCCTGTCATACGCCAATTGGCTCGCGACGCGATCGAAAGGAACTCCGAGCATTGGCTGCTGGCAACATTAGACCAACTTTTCGGTCCGGCGCACGACCACTCGCACTTTCCGTCTCATGAGCGCTTCGCGCTCGGCAAAGAGTTGGCCGAGCATATCCTGGCACGCAATCCACTCCAAGGCGACGGCCACAAGTTCCGGACTTATCCGGCGGTGGCTCGATACTATCACGAGAGCGGCAACCAAGATCGTGCGATTGAGCTAATCGAGTTCGCACTGAAATCGCTGGACAGTGCGGACCCTATGCTGGACGAGCTGAAACAACACCTTCTACCGAACTTGCTGCAGGCCTTAGCCAACTACAAGGGTGAGGAGGTTTATTACGGCGCCCTCTGTGCGGCTCCGCAAAGCAATGTCCTGAAGGCACGATCGCAGGGCGGGCCGAGGAGAAAGCATAAAAGGGTTTGA
- a CDS encoding CCE_0567 family metalloprotein, producing MSDLDKMRKKVRKLQLRAAIAKMALQDLVEGLPGKWADIQEVAEKTQAVYAELDVAKRELASMKNLG from the coding sequence ATGTCAGACCTAGATAAGATGAGGAAGAAAGTCCGAAAGCTCCAGTTGCGTGCAGCTATTGCCAAGATGGCATTGCAGGACCTTGTCGAGGGTCTGCCGGGCAAGTGGGCCGACATACAGGAAGTCGCCGAGAAAACCCAAGCCGTTTATGCCGAGTTGGATGTTGCCAAGAGAGAACTCGCTTCAATGAAGAATTTAGGATGA
- a CDS encoding 1-aminocyclopropane-1-carboxylate deaminase, whose product MLEKFERYPLTFGPTPIERLDRLGKHLGDKVEIYVKREDCNSGLAFGGNKLRKLEYIVPDAIASDADTLVTIGGVQSNHTRMVAAVAAKIGMKCLLVQESWVPHDDAVYDRVGNILLSRIMGAEVRLVDEGFDIGIRRSWEKALYEVKARGGRPYAIPAGASVHKYGGLGYVGFAEEVRAQEEQLGFAFDYIVVCTVTGSTHGGMLVGFAKDGRQRNVIGIDASAMPAKTKAQVLGIAQNTAKLVHLGAEIVEADVVLFMDYAYPGYGVPSEETKEAIRLCARLEGMITDPVYEGKSMQGMIDLVQRGFFPQGSRVLYAHLGGAPAINGYGYTFRNG is encoded by the coding sequence ATGCTGGAAAAATTCGAACGTTATCCGCTCACCTTTGGACCCACGCCGATCGAGAGGCTCGACCGCCTCGGCAAGCATCTGGGCGACAAGGTGGAAATCTACGTCAAACGCGAGGACTGCAACTCCGGTCTCGCGTTCGGCGGAAACAAGCTGCGCAAGCTCGAATACATTGTGCCCGACGCGATCGCGTCAGATGCCGATACGCTCGTCACAATCGGTGGCGTGCAGTCCAACCATACGCGCATGGTCGCTGCGGTCGCCGCCAAGATCGGCATGAAATGCCTCCTGGTCCAGGAGAGCTGGGTCCCACATGATGATGCTGTCTACGACCGGGTCGGCAATATCCTCTTGAGCCGCATCATGGGGGCAGAGGTGCGCCTGGTTGACGAGGGCTTTGACATCGGCATCCGCCGCAGCTGGGAAAAGGCACTTTATGAAGTCAAGGCAAGGGGCGGCAGGCCATATGCGATACCTGCCGGCGCCTCTGTCCACAAATACGGCGGCCTGGGCTATGTGGGGTTCGCTGAGGAGGTGCGTGCCCAGGAAGAGCAGCTTGGGTTTGCCTTCGACTATATCGTCGTCTGTACGGTGACTGGTTCAACCCACGGCGGCATGCTCGTCGGGTTCGCCAAGGATGGTCGACAGCGCAACGTGATCGGTATCGATGCCTCCGCCATGCCCGCCAAGACCAAGGCGCAGGTGCTCGGCATCGCCCAAAATACAGCGAAGCTCGTCCACCTCGGAGCGGAAATTGTCGAGGCAGACGTGGTGTTGTTCATGGACTACGCGTACCCGGGTTATGGCGTTCCATCGGAGGAAACCAAAGAGGCAATCCGTTTGTGCGCGCGGCTCGAGGGCATGATTACGGACCCCGTTTACGAGGGCAAATCGATGCAAGGGATGATCGACCTCGTCCAGAGGGGCTTCTTTCCACAGGGATCGAGGGTCCTCTACGCACATCTAGGCGGCGCGCCGGCGATCAACGGGTACGGCTACACCTTTCGCAACGGCTGA
- the fdxB gene encoding ferredoxin III, nif-specific — protein MMRTFTTRDGSIWMPSYLTSIDSKTCIGCCRCFKVCSRDVMHLHGVDDAGEILGPCDDEDDDFDGKLNRMIMVVEDAGRCIGCGACGRVCPKNCQTHVAADQLAT, from the coding sequence ATGATGCGCACATTCACCACCCGTGACGGCTCCATTTGGATGCCGTCGTACCTGACCTCCATCGATAGCAAGACCTGCATCGGCTGCTGCCGTTGTTTCAAGGTCTGCTCGCGCGATGTGATGCATCTTCACGGCGTTGATGATGCGGGTGAAATCCTCGGCCCCTGCGATGACGAGGACGACGATTTCGACGGCAAGCTCAATCGCATGATCATGGTTGTCGAAGATGCCGGCCGCTGCATAGGCTGCGGAGCCTGCGGCCGCGTCTGCCCCAAGAACTGCCAGACGCATGTTGCGGCCGACCAGCTCGCAACATGA
- a CDS encoding SidA/IucD/PvdA family monooxygenase has protein sequence MDLFCIGVGAGPSNLSLACQIQEEIAQGALFLDREVDFRGHPGSAFDCAELQVGHFQDLVTLVNPRSAYTFVNYLHENGRLYNFLNAQFHGVLRAEFAQYLNWAFQKNPLVRGGEAVREIRFDGEFRVRTDNAVLDARNLVIDIGKQAQIPPQFHGWTGPNLFHSSELAHINPEVQKKHVCVVGGGQSGAELLLHLVGRPKERRPAAITWVLTREMPFDDHAFTNGLFTPCFSDRFAAMSEVHRQLFLRRFALASEGISESKLRAVYQALYHHAFLEPHQCEITLRPSCNVSRCINAGAGHRLTLQRGLDNIGEVTADIVILATGYEKPLPGFLEPIADRLEQIGNELAIGEDFSVYWDGPRDRRLFVQNACLGQRGLADPNFGLLAWRARRILDSLLRRAPCANPEHLGFINRPLTECWPDLGVEQMGSGI, from the coding sequence GTGGACCTCTTTTGTATTGGTGTGGGTGCTGGACCATCTAATTTGAGCCTTGCGTGTCAGATACAGGAAGAGATTGCGCAAGGGGCACTGTTCCTGGACCGGGAGGTCGATTTCCGAGGACATCCAGGCAGCGCTTTCGATTGCGCGGAGCTCCAGGTCGGCCACTTCCAGGATCTGGTTACTCTGGTCAATCCGCGATCAGCCTACACATTCGTAAACTACCTCCACGAGAACGGGCGTCTTTACAATTTCCTCAATGCGCAATTTCACGGGGTGCTTAGAGCCGAGTTCGCCCAATATCTCAACTGGGCGTTCCAGAAGAATCCGCTTGTCCGTGGCGGCGAGGCCGTTCGCGAAATCCGCTTTGACGGCGAGTTTCGCGTGCGGACGGACAACGCGGTCCTTGATGCAAGAAACCTCGTCATCGACATAGGCAAGCAGGCGCAAATTCCGCCTCAGTTTCATGGCTGGACTGGACCCAACCTGTTCCACTCATCTGAGTTGGCCCACATCAATCCTGAGGTGCAAAAAAAGCATGTCTGCGTTGTTGGCGGCGGACAGTCGGGAGCCGAGCTGCTACTGCACCTTGTCGGCCGGCCGAAAGAACGGCGGCCCGCGGCGATCACATGGGTCTTGACGCGCGAGATGCCTTTCGACGACCACGCGTTCACAAACGGGCTGTTCACGCCATGCTTCTCGGATCGTTTTGCTGCGATGAGCGAGGTGCATCGACAGCTGTTCCTGCGGCGTTTCGCGCTTGCCTCCGAGGGCATTTCAGAAAGCAAGTTGCGCGCGGTCTATCAGGCGCTCTACCACCACGCCTTTCTCGAGCCACACCAATGCGAGATCACATTGCGGCCAAGTTGCAACGTGTCGCGCTGCATCAATGCCGGAGCAGGGCACAGGCTCACGCTGCAACGCGGCTTGGACAACATCGGAGAAGTAACCGCCGATATCGTCATCCTGGCCACCGGGTACGAGAAACCGCTGCCGGGTTTCCTAGAACCGATCGCAGATCGCCTCGAACAGATCGGCAATGAGCTCGCCATCGGCGAGGATTTTTCGGTGTACTGGGACGGACCGCGAGACCGACGCCTTTTCGTTCAGAACGCCTGCCTTGGACAGCGCGGGCTGGCTGATCCGAACTTTGGGCTGCTGGCCTGGCGAGCGCGCCGCATCCTTGACAGCCTTCTGCGGCGCGCGCCATGCGCCAATCCCGAGCATCTAGGGTTCATCAACCGTCCCTTGACGGAGTGCTGGCCCGACCTCGGAGTCGAACAAATGGGCAGCGGGATATGA
- a CDS encoding TlpA disulfide reductase family protein, translated as MELRMGSPAPAIKVENWLRGEPLTNFRPGKVYLVEFWATWCGPCVDAMPHLIELQEKYEGSGFEAVGVAACEQGPTADEARTNVDAWLTEKFPNLNYRIGFDYIGEMNKLWMDPSSSIGIPTSFVVDRDGHIAFIGHPAELDDVLPKVLNGSWRSSYEAKAADAKRIAHNQLAAREMSLTGPIYAKLEPAMQAENWTAALLAIEEGLALMPDSFDFRQIHADLLLHKLRDIKTGMPVMRELVEDAIDKTSDAVSWMALALNQLFDPTMDNSHLPRAERFAMGNELSEQILALNPPNGDGPFKYRRYLPVAQYYYESGNKDRAIELIEVALKSVDRLGPIPDHTKQYYLTPLLEALANYTGEPACHADLCVAPQKKAPETQNAVTS; from the coding sequence ATGGAACTGCGTATGGGGTCCCCGGCTCCTGCGATCAAAGTGGAGAACTGGCTGCGTGGCGAGCCCCTCACGAACTTTCGGCCCGGCAAGGTCTACCTCGTTGAGTTTTGGGCGACTTGGTGCGGACCATGTGTCGACGCCATGCCCCATTTGATCGAACTGCAGGAGAAATATGAAGGCAGCGGATTTGAGGCGGTCGGAGTTGCCGCCTGCGAACAGGGTCCTACCGCAGACGAGGCGCGGACCAACGTGGATGCCTGGCTGACCGAGAAGTTCCCGAATCTGAATTATCGTATCGGGTTCGATTACATTGGCGAAATGAACAAGCTCTGGATGGATCCCAGCTCTTCGATTGGGATTCCCACCTCGTTCGTGGTCGACCGCGACGGCCACATCGCTTTTATCGGCCACCCGGCGGAACTCGATGACGTTTTGCCGAAAGTCCTTAACGGCAGCTGGCGCAGCAGCTATGAAGCGAAAGCCGCCGATGCAAAGCGCATCGCGCATAACCAACTTGCAGCGCGCGAAATGTCGCTTACCGGGCCGATATACGCCAAACTTGAGCCGGCGATGCAGGCCGAGAATTGGACGGCGGCGCTCTTGGCCATCGAAGAAGGCCTCGCCTTGATGCCAGACTCTTTTGATTTTCGGCAGATTCATGCGGATCTTCTGCTTCACAAGCTGCGCGACATCAAGACCGGCATGCCGGTCATGCGAGAATTGGTCGAGGACGCGATCGACAAAACGTCCGACGCGGTGTCGTGGATGGCCTTGGCCCTCAACCAACTCTTCGATCCCACGATGGACAATTCCCATCTTCCGCGCGCGGAGCGCTTTGCGATGGGCAACGAGCTCTCGGAACAGATACTGGCACTCAATCCCCCGAACGGCGATGGCCCGTTTAAATACCGCCGGTACCTCCCGGTAGCTCAGTATTATTACGAGAGCGGCAACAAAGATCGCGCAATCGAGTTGATCGAGGTGGCACTGAAATCGGTGGACCGGCTGGGGCCAATTCCGGACCACACCAAACAGTACTATCTTACCCCATTGCTCGAAGCACTGGCCAACTACACGGGTGAGCCTGCCTGTCACGCGGATCTTTGTGTGGCTCCGCAAAAGAAGGCACCCGAAACTCAAAACGCAGTCACTTCCTGA
- a CDS encoding DUF269 domain-containing protein encodes MGKSEIPHEPVGPAVHGDGEALASPFVKCLLRLIRTQDSFGLWEGHSDAELLAEFIITKQQQRAVPFGGDPDPDALWRLDMFYTAVALAIEERSGVSTSPTIEMKPVGASGGWAFCRDVHRFGFETFRKLAEAGTKLVDDATAAIEA; translated from the coding sequence TTGGGGAAAAGCGAAATTCCTCATGAACCGGTTGGCCCTGCTGTCCACGGGGACGGCGAGGCCCTTGCTTCCCCGTTCGTCAAATGCCTCCTGCGGCTCATTCGTACTCAGGATTCCTTCGGCTTATGGGAAGGCCATTCGGATGCCGAGCTGCTGGCCGAGTTCATCATCACCAAGCAACAGCAACGTGCGGTACCCTTTGGCGGCGATCCCGATCCTGACGCGCTGTGGAGGCTCGACATGTTTTACACCGCCGTAGCGCTTGCGATCGAGGAGCGCTCCGGCGTGTCGACGTCGCCGACAATAGAAATGAAACCCGTGGGGGCTTCCGGCGGTTGGGCGTTCTGTCGAGACGTCCACCGGTTCGGCTTCGAGACTTTCCGCAAACTTGCTGAGGCCGGTACGAAACTGGTCGACGATGCGACTGCAGCCATTGAAGCCTAG